The DNA region aattggtctttgagCTCGGGTCTGAACCCGcagtaatctttttagaccaccgctgagtcagcaatccaagtggcttgacacatcgtcaagcgtggcacagtcaaagcctacacggctgccacgtgagaaatccacacgctccacacgtgaaaggcacactcctgccacaagcttgtaaccgccgacggttacgaatgagccatgatgagccttcatggcttggttgaccctgcatggtggcttggcctataaataggctagccattccattGCATTTCACACACTGAATATCACAAGCATACTTCCTCTCTACATAGTCTTTTCGAAGCCCTGCCCTCTTCCTCTTCAAGTTCGCCGAAGCTCGTTCCAACTGCAGTGTTGCAACGaacgagacgtagccgttttatctttagaGACGACGCGCCAAAACCAAgaacactaccggggcgtatctcgtcttgcggaaagaggccttgctcgactcggctaagttcatCTTTAAAGTTTCGAATTTCTTATTGTaattttcgtttctgttttttcttttcttcgaTCTTCTCTCGGGTTGTATTACGTCCGGTTAGTGTTTTTACAGCTATATCTCCAACATCCACAATAAATAGTCTCGGTTCTTAAAATGAaaatcatctctcatactttacctactttttctcttctctcttatactttacctacttttcCTCTTATATCTCATACTTTGCCAATTTTTTCTTCTCATGTATGTTtactaatttctcattaaaactcatgtcttcgacaaatgagactattttttgtggatggagggagtataatttattgtgccacttttaatttgaaaatcaaataaatcataaaaCTAGCTTACTTTTCTTAGTCCGGCCCGGCCCGGCCCCAAAACGATACATAATGGTATTGGGCTATATTATTGGATCGAGGCCCTTCTTTCTCTGGCCCATTGGTGCTTTTGTGTCAAAATGTTTTGAAACTTGTCTGGCAATAGGGAAGTGGGTGTGGCAGTAGCATTCAGCACAACCGTAGCTTCTTCTTCCTCGAAAACCCGCGCCCGAGGCTTCTACATTCACGTCCCCTCGGAAAAACTATATATAATCCCCGTCTACACCCAAGCAATCCGCTCCTTAAACCATCTCATTTTTCATTCAACAAATTACCAAATTCTCAACGAAATTGCGGCAAATATGACTCGCGCCTCCAAGAGAAAATCCGACAATCAAACCTCTTCCCCTATCAAAACTGCCCGCGTCGACTCTGTTCGTTCTGGTATATAATCGGCTGcgcagttttttttatttattatgtatCTGTTCTGTGATGATTTCTAATCTATGAAATATCTTTTACTTGCATACTTTTCGGTGGCATTTAATGTATGTTTTCGTTGTTGGTTATAGTCATTCTGTGTGGTTGGGATTGATGAGCAATGCATTTGGTTTTGTATTGATTGGATGATATATTAGGTTTTTGATTGGATTAAAGTATTAGTCAACAGATTCAATTGACCACCAAGTTTGTTTTGAGATAGGTTAGGTCCTTTCCTTtggtgattttgaattcaaGTTAGTTAAGtgtattttgttgttttgattttgtgagGGGTCCATTGTTCAACTTCCAGGGGATATGCATCCTTTTAAAGAATAAATCAGTTTTGTCTCTTTTCTGTATGGTTTAATGGATAGACTTTTGAAGACTCAATGTACTAACGAATATGTGTAGTTACTATGGTCTAAACTCTAAATGCTCTGAATTAGTGAATTTCCTTGTGGGACCATAAGCTGGTGCATTGGCTCATGCTTTTTACGGTTTGCCTCAGTCGCAATGGCACATTCTTTTCTAGTTTTCTTTAGAATGCATTTTCTATATCGTTTGACTTAATTTTGTTTGGTTTTATTTTCCAGCATCCAGCAGAGCTGGAAAGAAAGTGGACGAACGTATTGATGAACTTTACACAAAATATGCTAACCAGTCATCGTGTGTGATTTAGTGAGTGTTCTTTTGTGGATTACTGCCTTTAACCACTTACTTGCATGAAAATTATCAATGCTTTGTTTCTGCAAATACATGCCTTGCGGTTTACTTATATAGTTACATTTGTGTGTGACATTGAACTATTGAAGACACCTTTGTAAAGCAAATCATACTGAGTTCAAGTAGGCTAACCCTGAGCAATATTGCCTTCACAATTTGTTAAAATTAGTTTTTTCTAAGTTCTGTCCTATTCATGGAATCCACGAAAACTTAATTTGATTGATATCGGCCATGAATGATgtgattatatatattttataaaaaattgggCTGCAGTTCATTTATGGTAGATCATTCCTATATGTGTTGAAACTTGAAAATTAGTTGTGGAGCCTATTGTGGGATGACATTGTGGCTTAAACTTTTTGCTGATTAACTtctgatttttttaaagtaaattaCTAATGGTtatcatattttcttttctcttgTTTTCCTTCCAACAAATTTCAAAAGCAATATGTGTTCAATTTCTGGGATATTGATGCTTTGGCTTTGGGGCATTGGTAGATGGATAATTTTGGATGAATTTTAACTACGACTGTATGTAAGCTGTATAATATCAAGGGACTTTTCTCACCTCTATAAATGAAATTGATTGTGTTGTATTGGTAATTTTGTACTTCAAGTAGTAGAGATCAACAAAAAAGAGAAACGGTAGCTGGAAATTCCCTACTAGTTGTAGTTATAGTGATGATTGCTATAGTAATTTTCCTTGAGTAACTAAGCTTTTGCACTGCTACTCTCTGTGTTTAGTTTTAACATATTAATTCTAAGTAAATCTGGATTCATCGTGCCTCTTTGAAAGACATTAATTACTCACAGAATAATGTATCTTATAATGATTTGTTGAACAGTCCAGAAGGTGTTGAAGCATTATGCTCTGATTTAAAGGTGGACTGTACTGATGTTAGGATATTGATGCTAGCTTGGTAAGTTATTTGTTGAAGAAAAATCGcactaaattaatttatttgtaaacATGTAACTTGCTATATTCTATTTCCTGAACCTGGATATGTTTTACTTATTATAAGGAAAATGGATGCACAGAAGCAGGGATATTTTACTCAGGTGAGCCTTTATTGTTGTTTAGTTTTATCAGTTCTTTCTTTATAACCTTAACAAAACAAACCTATCTCGCATGAGGttgtttcctttttcctttccaTCCTTTTCCTATTGTGATTAACTTAGAACCATTGGGATGATGCAAATATGATATTATGTGAGGATGAAAATATGTCAATCTCCAAAAACCAAGATTCGATACATCTAAAATAGGTTTAAATGTCTATAAGTTCTAATATTATTTAACAcgaaaaaatagagaaaataactACTAAGCATCCAAGTTTATCTGAGCCAGATGAACTTGGGGTGGACATGGGTTAATCCTAAGAGCAGAGGCGACGTTTTAGGAACAGAGAAGCGTGTGAACAGAGAAGCAGGGGGCTAGAACGTATTGGGCTTGGCTACAACGTATTAAGCTAGGGCTAAAACGTATTCAAgacgtatttttttaatatcaaaatttattataaatatgaatGTAATATGTATTTTAGGTGTATTGAAAAGTATTTTGTAGTATATACGTCCTAGAACAGCGACTCCAGCCTTCTGCTTGTACCTGTGCTTCTTAGGTGATTGACATACGTATTCTTCTGTTTTCCACTTCCATCATTAACCAGTGTggtttttttgtgttttatcCCTTTAACCTTTTCCATCCTTTGGCCATTAGTTGGGCCTTCTTGGCTTCACCCGAGCCCCGAACACATGATTCTCTATTTGGTGTTTTTTTTGGTGACTATGTGACGACAAATCATGCTACTTATTGAATATCCCTCTTGTCTATTGGCCTAATGTTTGAACTTGAGAGTTACATTGGCAAAATTTAGCATTTCACATTTTGCTCTTGAGAAGCACGTCAGAAATATCTCACCATGAAACATCAATGCATTATTCTCAATTTTATTGTTTCATGGTGCTTCAATTTTCATTTCTAGACTCCAGCTAACTTTGCTCATAATAAAATGATCTGGTTTTAGCTCTGATTCGAAATATAAAGTTTCAATTTTGTATGCTCAATCTGTGCTACACAATATTGTTCTGTCTGTCAACATTTGTTCATACATTGCATTGTTTTCCTTGGGTTTAATTTTCTTCGTGTCCTTGATCCATCAGGATGAGTGGCGAAGAGGCTTGAAAGCTCTTAAGGTTGACACATTAACTAAACTGAAGAAGTCATTGCCAGAACTTGAGAAAGAGGTAGCTAAGCTTCTGTTGCAATTGCTCACTGAAATTGATGTTTTAGCCTTTCTGAGAACATAGCACTAACGAATTCATATTGTTAATTGGAAGGCCATGAAGTCAGAGAATTTTGTTAGTTTCTACAGATATGCCTTCCGTTACTGCCTAACAGGTAAGCAATGATGTACAGCTGCAATCTCTGTGCCGATATAAGTGT from Salvia splendens isolate huo1 chromosome 9, SspV2, whole genome shotgun sequence includes:
- the LOC121746426 gene encoding DCN1-like protein 4, which produces MTRASKRKSDNQTSSPIKTARVDSVRSASSRAGKKVDERIDELYTKYANQSSCVIYPEGVEALCSDLKVDCTDVRILMLAWKMDAQKQGYFTQDEWRRGLKALKVDTLTKLKKSLPELEKEAMKSENFVSFYRYAFRYCLTEDNKKCLDIETTCVLLQLVLGVQYQAQVDSFITFLKSQSEYKVINMDQWTNFFRFCQEISFPDLNNYDSDEAWPLILDNYVDWTKRQDNVATA